Proteins encoded within one genomic window of Sphingomonas sp. KRR8:
- a CDS encoding NYN domain-containing protein yields MSDELNIALLIDADNASPDHLDEVLLVLGELGTINIRRAYGNWQKPALKGWGQLSTAHSIIPVQQFDVVKGKSATDMRMTIDAMDLLYRGHVDGFGIVSSDSDFLPLAQRIRENGLPVYGFGTAKTPISFQNSCTRFFDVAALADSAAGNDESASVDDELLKVLGAAWKASKRDEEGFAPLSEVGQRAKAVSSFAARNYGFARLSDLIRSLPNFEVRTTSDGAQLVRRLR; encoded by the coding sequence ATGAGCGATGAGCTCAACATCGCCCTGCTGATCGATGCCGACAACGCCTCGCCGGATCATCTTGACGAAGTGCTGCTGGTGTTGGGTGAGCTTGGTACCATCAACATCCGGCGGGCGTACGGCAACTGGCAGAAACCGGCGCTGAAAGGCTGGGGGCAGCTCAGCACCGCTCACTCCATCATCCCGGTTCAGCAATTCGATGTGGTCAAGGGCAAGTCGGCAACCGACATGCGCATGACGATCGATGCCATGGACTTGCTTTACCGCGGTCACGTCGACGGATTCGGCATTGTCAGCAGCGACAGCGACTTCCTGCCTCTCGCCCAGCGAATCCGCGAGAACGGCTTGCCCGTTTACGGCTTCGGGACCGCCAAGACGCCGATCAGCTTCCAAAACAGCTGCACGCGTTTCTTCGATGTCGCCGCGCTTGCCGACTCTGCTGCTGGCAATGACGAGAGCGCTAGCGTGGACGACGAACTCCTCAAGGTGCTTGGTGCGGCGTGGAAGGCCAGCAAGCGCGACGAGGAGGGCTTCGCGCCCCTCTCGGAGGTGGGGCAGCGGGCCAAGGCTGTTTCGTCATTCGCGGCTCGAAACTACGGCTTCGCACGATTGAGCGACCTCATCCGATCGCTGCCCAACTTCGAAGTCCGCACCACCAGCGACGGTGCACAGCTGGTCCGACGCCTCCGCTAG
- a CDS encoding hemerythrin domain-containing protein, translating into MATRSETRDRKTSSQTRSGRTNDSSRSAFSFGEGSAAGAAPLLGALAAGAAIGLGANWARKFLMQKSESMAAGNEWDEILKLEHKATLAKFDLLLATDDSDTGKRAALVKTIHYALNKHAHQEEQVVYPALRQANETVDADHLEHEHGYVKTFLYELENMEKDAPQFLDRVREFRNLVAEHVRMEEEQVFPHFRGELSEEQNTKITMLMNKEGMKML; encoded by the coding sequence ATGGCGACGCGTAGCGAGACCCGTGACCGCAAGACTTCGAGCCAGACCCGTTCTGGTCGTACCAACGACAGTAGCCGCAGCGCGTTCAGCTTCGGTGAAGGCAGCGCTGCTGGCGCTGCCCCTCTTCTCGGCGCCCTAGCGGCCGGTGCTGCGATCGGCCTCGGTGCCAATTGGGCGCGCAAGTTCCTGATGCAGAAGTCGGAGTCGATGGCCGCCGGCAACGAGTGGGACGAGATACTCAAGCTTGAGCACAAGGCGACGCTGGCTAAATTTGACCTGCTACTCGCAACGGACGATAGCGACACCGGAAAGCGTGCCGCCTTGGTGAAGACGATCCATTATGCGCTGAACAAGCATGCTCATCAGGAAGAGCAGGTGGTCTACCCCGCGCTTCGCCAGGCCAATGAGACGGTCGATGCCGACCATCTCGAACATGAGCATGGATATGTGAAGACCTTCCTCTATGAGCTTGAAAATATGGAGAAAGACGCTCCCCAGTTTCTTGACCGGGTACGGGAGTTCCGCAATCTCGTCGCCGAGCATGTACGGATGGAAGAAGAGCAGGTCTTTCCGCACTTCAGGGGTGAATTGAGCGAAGAGCAGAACACCAAGATCACCATGCTGATGAACAAGGAAGGCATGAAGATGCTGTGA
- a CDS encoding pyridoxamine 5'-phosphate oxidase family protein, which translates to MADADRSQELKELFWKELANSPFVMIGLRGVEDSRTRPWTAQIDSPDGADKKDGGTIYFFGAKSEAIVEGLSQNNRAVCTYASKGHNLFAHIHGTLVAVNDRALIDRLWNPFVASWYKNGKDDADLQLLRFDTEKAEIWKAESGSTLVAAALKMIGRDPGKDHERENQAEVAL; encoded by the coding sequence ATGGCCGACGCCGACCGCTCGCAGGAGCTGAAAGAGCTATTCTGGAAGGAACTGGCGAACTCGCCCTTCGTGATGATCGGCCTGCGCGGCGTGGAAGACAGCCGGACTCGTCCCTGGACGGCGCAGATCGACTCACCCGATGGAGCGGACAAGAAGGACGGGGGCACCATTTATTTCTTTGGCGCCAAGTCAGAAGCGATTGTCGAAGGTCTGTCTCAGAACAACCGGGCCGTCTGCACCTACGCGTCCAAGGGGCACAACCTGTTCGCGCATATTCACGGCACCCTCGTCGCGGTGAATGATCGGGCGCTGATCGACAGACTGTGGAATCCATTCGTCGCGAGCTGGTACAAGAACGGCAAGGACGATGCCGATCTCCAGCTCCTCCGATTTGACACGGAAAAAGCGGAAATCTGGAAAGCCGAGAGCGGATCGACACTCGTCGCGGCGGCGCTCAAAATGATCGGTCGCGACCCCGGCAAGGATCATGAGCGCGAGAACCAGGCCGAAGTCGCACTTTAA
- the dnaE gene encoding DNA polymerase III subunit alpha: MVFVPLRVFSSFTMLEGAMEPSDIAKQARKLGFPAAALTDRNGLYAAMAFSDYCKGEGVQPVIGATLGIARPADLPGGGLDWLVLLAKDEDGYANLCRLVSTAHMARPDTADPHVTYAKLAELSEGLIALTAGGEGTAVRLLAEGQAGAAQRWLERLRQTFGDRLYVELSRRGDAAEEQAEGALIDLAYALDLPLVATNPALYAEPHFHAAHDALLCIASSSQVDSANRESSSEDAWLKPAALMEELFSDLPEALANTAVIAQRCAVAAPKRKPILPRLSDDEDEQLRRDAHAGLDARLDGRSEEDLARYRERLDFEIDVIARMGFSGYFLIVADFIKWAKANDIPVGPGRGSGAGSVVAWALTITDLDPLALNLLFERFLNPERVSMPDFDIDFCETHRDKVISYVQQKYGRDRVAQIITFGRLKARAVLKDTGRVLQMSYGHVDRLAKLVPSHPTDPWTLSRALGRDPKKPNDRVPELIHEMEADAQVKRLLDLAMKLEGLPRHASTHAAGVVIGDRPLEELVPLHRDPRSDMPVTQFDMKHVEAAGLVKFDFLGLKTLSVLKEGQRLLGQRGVKVDFAALGWDDPAVYELLQRGDTVGVFQLESEGMRRTLAAVRPTNFGDIIALVSLYRPGPMDNIPLFGDRKNGRAKIEYPHPLLEEVLKETYGIFVYQEQVMQAAQVLAGYSLGEADLLRRAMGKKIKAEMDAQRARFVAGCADQAIGEAKANELFDLIDKFAGYGFNKSHAAAYALVAYHTAWLKAHHPAEFFAASMSFDMHQTDKLCLFADDLRRLGHELLPPDVNASEADFSVDDGKVRYALGALKGVGEGAMADLVRDRKASGAFASLDAFSERIDPRLLNRRQLESLAAAGAFDRLNPDRAAVFAGAELILAHAASAHEQRTSGQGGLFGGPGDAQVAPIRLPQDARWSLSERMAAEREAFGFYFSAHPVDHHRHLLKAHRVRISSELGSVPLPADGGRAGAVMAGLVEEARWRTSQKGRRFLMARMSDSGGQFDATIFDEDASAAVEAAAKDGKCGLLTVELDRRPGEEQPRVTIKRFQPLDDLARRSRIELTIRCSDPAVMSDLSTELRKVEGGTGLVRLVTALADGSEAVLLLGRNYTLDAELAARIERIAGSEAVTLGVQEALRLVG, encoded by the coding sequence ATGGTCTTCGTTCCGCTGCGGGTCTTCTCTTCCTTCACCATGCTCGAAGGGGCGATGGAGCCGTCCGATATCGCCAAGCAGGCCCGCAAGCTCGGCTTCCCGGCCGCCGCGCTGACCGATCGAAACGGCCTCTACGCAGCAATGGCGTTCTCGGATTACTGCAAGGGTGAAGGCGTTCAGCCGGTGATCGGCGCGACCTTGGGGATCGCGCGGCCGGCCGACCTGCCCGGCGGCGGCCTCGACTGGCTGGTGCTGCTGGCGAAGGACGAGGACGGCTATGCCAACCTCTGCCGCTTGGTTTCCACCGCGCACATGGCGCGTCCGGACACGGCGGACCCGCACGTCACTTACGCCAAGCTCGCCGAACTCAGCGAAGGATTGATTGCGCTGACCGCGGGCGGGGAGGGCACGGCCGTGCGCCTGCTAGCGGAAGGGCAGGCCGGCGCTGCGCAACGGTGGCTCGAGCGTCTGCGCCAGACGTTTGGCGACCGGCTCTATGTCGAACTCTCGCGTCGTGGCGATGCGGCGGAAGAGCAAGCCGAGGGCGCCCTGATTGATCTCGCCTACGCTCTCGACTTGCCCTTGGTCGCGACCAACCCAGCCCTGTACGCCGAACCGCATTTCCACGCGGCGCACGACGCCCTGCTCTGCATCGCCAGCTCATCGCAGGTCGATAGCGCCAACCGGGAAAGCAGCAGCGAGGATGCATGGCTGAAACCGGCAGCCCTGATGGAGGAGCTGTTCTCCGATTTGCCCGAGGCGCTCGCCAATACGGCAGTCATCGCCCAGCGCTGCGCGGTTGCGGCGCCGAAGCGCAAGCCCATCCTGCCCCGTCTCAGCGATGACGAAGATGAGCAACTGAGGCGCGATGCCCACGCTGGTCTTGACGCGCGACTGGACGGCCGAAGCGAAGAGGACCTCGCCCGCTATCGCGAACGGCTCGACTTCGAGATCGATGTCATCGCGCGGATGGGTTTCTCGGGTTATTTCCTGATCGTCGCCGATTTCATCAAGTGGGCGAAAGCCAACGACATTCCCGTCGGACCAGGGCGCGGCTCCGGCGCGGGGTCGGTCGTTGCCTGGGCGCTGACCATTACCGATCTCGATCCCTTGGCGCTCAACCTGCTGTTCGAACGCTTCCTCAATCCGGAACGCGTGTCGATGCCCGACTTCGACATCGATTTCTGCGAAACCCACCGCGACAAGGTCATCAGCTACGTCCAGCAGAAATATGGCCGTGACCGTGTAGCGCAGATCATCACCTTCGGGCGCCTCAAGGCGCGCGCGGTGCTCAAGGATACGGGCCGCGTCCTCCAGATGAGCTATGGTCATGTGGACCGACTGGCGAAGCTGGTGCCAAGTCATCCGACGGACCCCTGGACGCTTAGCCGGGCCCTTGGCCGTGACCCCAAGAAGCCGAACGACCGGGTGCCGGAACTCATCCACGAGATGGAGGCCGACGCTCAGGTCAAGCGTCTGCTGGATCTCGCGATGAAGCTCGAAGGCTTGCCGCGGCATGCCTCGACCCATGCGGCGGGTGTGGTGATCGGCGACCGGCCGCTCGAAGAGCTGGTGCCCCTCCACCGCGATCCACGCTCCGACATGCCGGTCACCCAATTCGACATGAAGCATGTCGAGGCGGCGGGGCTGGTCAAGTTCGACTTCCTCGGCCTCAAGACACTCTCCGTGCTCAAGGAGGGCCAGCGACTGCTTGGCCAGCGCGGAGTAAAGGTCGACTTCGCGGCGCTCGGCTGGGACGATCCGGCCGTCTACGAACTTCTGCAGCGTGGTGATACGGTCGGCGTATTCCAGCTCGAATCCGAAGGAATGCGGAGAACGCTTGCCGCGGTTCGCCCGACCAACTTCGGGGACATCATCGCGCTTGTGTCGCTGTACCGACCGGGGCCGATGGACAACATCCCGCTGTTCGGCGACCGCAAGAACGGGCGGGCGAAGATCGAGTATCCGCATCCCTTGCTCGAAGAGGTGCTCAAGGAAACCTACGGCATCTTCGTCTACCAGGAGCAGGTGATGCAGGCCGCACAGGTGCTGGCCGGCTACAGCCTGGGCGAGGCCGACCTGCTGCGGCGCGCCATGGGCAAGAAGATCAAGGCGGAGATGGACGCTCAGCGGGCCCGCTTCGTGGCAGGGTGCGCCGACCAGGCGATCGGCGAAGCCAAGGCAAACGAACTGTTCGATTTGATCGACAAATTCGCCGGCTACGGCTTCAACAAGAGCCACGCCGCTGCTTACGCCCTGGTGGCTTACCACACCGCATGGTTGAAGGCCCATCACCCGGCCGAATTCTTCGCCGCCTCGATGAGCTTCGACATGCACCAGACGGATAAGCTCTGCCTGTTTGCCGACGATTTGCGCAGGCTCGGCCACGAACTGCTACCACCGGACGTCAATGCTAGCGAAGCCGATTTCTCGGTGGACGATGGGAAGGTACGCTACGCGCTCGGCGCCTTGAAGGGAGTAGGTGAGGGCGCGATGGCCGATCTCGTTCGCGATCGGAAAGCCAGCGGCGCCTTCGCCAGCCTCGACGCCTTTTCCGAGCGGATCGACCCGCGCCTGCTCAACCGTCGTCAGCTTGAGAGCCTGGCGGCCGCGGGCGCATTCGATCGCCTCAACCCTGACCGGGCCGCCGTGTTCGCCGGTGCCGAATTGATCCTTGCCCACGCCGCCAGCGCGCATGAGCAGCGGACGAGCGGGCAGGGCGGGCTCTTCGGTGGTCCGGGGGACGCCCAGGTCGCGCCAATTCGGCTCCCACAAGACGCGCGTTGGTCGCTGTCTGAGCGGATGGCCGCGGAGCGCGAGGCCTTCGGTTTCTATTTCTCGGCGCACCCGGTCGATCACCACCGGCATCTGCTAAAGGCGCATCGCGTTCGCATCAGCAGCGAGCTTGGGTCCGTGCCGCTCCCGGCCGACGGCGGCCGCGCAGGCGCCGTAATGGCCGGCCTCGTCGAAGAAGCCCGCTGGCGAACCTCCCAGAAAGGCCGCCGCTTTCTCATGGCGCGGATGAGCGACAGTGGGGGGCAGTTCGACGCGACCATCTTCGACGAAGACGCTTCGGCCGCGGTCGAAGCGGCGGCGAAGGACGGCAAGTGCGGGTTGCTCACGGTCGAACTCGACCGTCGCCCCGGTGAGGAACAGCCGCGAGTAACCATCAAGCGCTTCCAGCCTCTGGACGATCTGGCCCGCCGCAGCCGGATCGAGCTCACGATCCGCTGCAGCGATCCCGCCGTAATGTCGGACCTCAGCACGGAGTTGCGCAAGGTCGAAGGCGGCACTGGCCTCGTTCGACTGGTAACCGCTCTAGCCGATGGCAGCGAAGCGGTGTTGCTGCTTGGCCGGAACTACACGCTCGACGCCGAGCTTGCGGCTCGCATCGAACGGATCGCGGGCAGTGAGGCGGTCACGCTGGGGGTGCAGGAAGCCCTGCGACTGGTCGGGTAA